The Virgibacillus dokdonensis genome includes a window with the following:
- the rplF gene encoding 50S ribosomal protein L6 codes for MSRIGLKPIEVPEGVEVKFDGTVVTVKGPKGELTRNLHQDIKVNMEGNVIKLERPSDHKDHRALHGTTRSLINNMVEGVSKGFEKSLEIIGVGYRAQKQGNKVIVNAGYSHPVEIDPIDGIEIDVPKNTQLIVKGIDKELVGAVASKIRAIRPPEPYKGKGIRYEGEYVRRKEGKTAK; via the coding sequence ATGTCTCGTATAGGACTGAAGCCAATCGAAGTTCCTGAAGGAGTAGAAGTGAAATTCGATGGAACTGTCGTTACAGTTAAAGGACCTAAAGGTGAATTAACAAGAAATCTACATCAAGATATTAAAGTTAACATGGAAGGCAACGTGATTAAGCTAGAGCGCCCAAGCGATCATAAGGATCATCGCGCATTACACGGTACGACACGTAGCCTCATTAACAATATGGTTGAAGGTGTAAGTAAAGGGTTTGAAAAATCGCTTGAAATCATCGGTGTTGGTTACCGTGCGCAGAAGCAGGGAAATAAAGTAATCGTCAACGCTGGTTACTCACACCCTGTAGAAATCGATCCAATTGACGGGATTGAAATTGACGTACCAAAAAACACACAACTTATTGTTAAAGGTATTGATAAGGAGCTTGTTGGAGCTGTTGCTTCTAAAATTAGAGCAATTCGCCCACCAGAGCCTTATAAAGGTAAAGGAATCCGTTACGAAGGTGAATATGTACGTCGTAAAGAAGGTAAAACTGCCAAGTAA
- the rplP gene encoding 50S ribosomal protein L16, translating to MLMPKRVKYRRQHRGKMRGQAKGGTSVAFGEYGLQAVEASWITSRQIEAARIAMTRYMKRGGKVWIKIFPDKPYTAKPLEVRMGSGKGAPEGWVAVVKPGKIMFEIAGVPEEVAREALRLASHKLPIKTKFVKREEIGGESNEG from the coding sequence ATGTTAATGCCTAAACGTGTGAAATATCGTAGACAACATCGTGGTAAAATGAGAGGCCAAGCCAAAGGTGGCACAAGTGTTGCTTTCGGTGAATATGGTCTACAAGCAGTAGAAGCGTCGTGGATTACTAGCCGTCAAATCGAGGCTGCTCGTATTGCAATGACTCGTTACATGAAACGTGGCGGTAAAGTTTGGATAAAAATCTTTCCTGACAAGCCATATACTGCAAAACCCCTAGAGGTTCGTATGGGTTCCGGTAAAGGTGCTCCAGAAGGATGGGTAGCAGTAGTAAAACCAGGAAAAATCATGTTTGAAATCGCTGGTGTACCAGAAGAAGTTGCTCGTGAAGCGTTACGTCTTGCTTCTCACAAACTTCCGATTAAAACAAAATTTGTAAAACGTGAAGAAATTGGTGGTGAAAGCAATGAAGGCTAA
- the rplO gene encoding 50S ribosomal protein L15 has protein sequence MKLHELKAAEGTRKNRNRVGRGMSSGNGKTSGRGHKGQKARSGGGTRPGFEGGQLPLFQRLPKRGFTNIHRKEFAIVNVETLNRFEEGTEITPELLLEEGVVSKLKAGIKVLGNGSIEKKLTVKAHKFSASAKEAIEAAGGQTEVI, from the coding sequence ATGAAACTTCATGAATTGAAGGCTGCAGAAGGTACACGTAAAAACCGTAATCGTGTAGGTCGTGGAATGTCATCTGGCAACGGGAAAACATCAGGACGTGGACATAAAGGTCAAAAAGCGCGCTCTGGTGGCGGTACTCGTCCAGGGTTTGAAGGTGGTCAGTTACCACTATTCCAACGCTTGCCAAAACGTGGGTTTACAAACATTCATCGTAAAGAGTTTGCTATTGTAAATGTAGAAACGTTAAATCGGTTTGAAGAAGGCACAGAAATAACACCTGAGCTATTACTGGAAGAAGGCGTAGTTAGCAAGTTGAAAGCAGGTATTAAAGTACTTGGCAACGGCTCGATCGAGAAAAAACTAACAGTAAAAGCTCACAAGTTCTCTGCTTCCGCTAAAGAAGCAATCGAGGCAGCGGGCGGTCAAACAGAGGTGATTTAA
- the rpmD gene encoding 50S ribosomal protein L30: MSKKLEITLTRSVIGGTEVQRKTVQALGLKKIRQSVVHEDTPALRGMVNKVSHLLTVKEV; encoded by the coding sequence ATGTCTAAAAAACTAGAAATAACCCTCACGCGCAGTGTTATTGGTGGAACAGAAGTTCAAAGAAAAACTGTTCAAGCATTGGGATTAAAGAAAATTCGTCAATCGGTTGTTCATGAAGATACTCCAGCTCTTCGCGGCATGGTCAATAAAGTATCTCATTTACTAACGGTTAAAGAGGTTTAA
- the rplW gene encoding 50S ribosomal protein L23, whose product MKDPRDIIKRPVITEHSADLMAEKKYTFEVTPQANKTEIKNAVEQVFGVKVIKVNTLNVKGKFKRMGRYGGYRSDRKKAVVQLSEDSKELDFFEA is encoded by the coding sequence ATGAAAGATCCACGTGATATTATAAAGCGCCCTGTCATTACAGAACATTCAGCTGATTTAATGGCAGAAAAAAAGTACACGTTTGAAGTAACTCCTCAAGCGAATAAAACAGAGATAAAAAACGCTGTTGAACAAGTTTTTGGAGTGAAAGTAATCAAAGTGAACACGTTAAATGTAAAAGGTAAGTTCAAGCGTATGGGTCGTTACGGTGGATACCGTTCAGATCGTAAAAAAGCTGTTGTTCAGCTTTCTGAAGACAGTAAAGAATTAGATTTCTTTGAAGCATAA
- the rplD gene encoding 50S ribosomal protein L4, whose protein sequence is MPKVALLKQDGAQAGELELNEAVFGIEPNEHVLHDAVVMQRASLRQGTHAVKNRSEVRGGGRKPWRQKGTGRARQGSIRSPQWVGGGTVFGPTPRSYSYKLPKKVRRLALKSALSSKTKENNLVVLESLIFAEPKTKEAVKMLAALNVDAKALIVVTEKEENVVRSVNNLPAVSILTVEEMNVLDLLGHDKLILTKEAAEKAGEVLA, encoded by the coding sequence ATGCCTAAAGTAGCACTACTAAAACAAGATGGAGCTCAAGCTGGTGAATTGGAATTAAACGAAGCTGTATTTGGAATTGAACCAAATGAGCATGTATTACATGATGCAGTAGTTATGCAACGTGCGTCTTTACGTCAAGGTACGCATGCGGTAAAAAACCGTTCTGAAGTACGCGGTGGTGGTCGTAAACCATGGCGTCAGAAAGGAACTGGTCGTGCACGTCAAGGTTCTATTCGTTCCCCACAGTGGGTTGGCGGAGGTACTGTATTTGGACCAACACCACGCAGCTATAGCTATAAATTGCCAAAGAAAGTCCGTCGCTTAGCACTTAAATCTGCGCTTTCTTCAAAAACAAAAGAAAATAATCTTGTCGTTTTGGAAAGTCTTATTTTTGCTGAACCAAAAACAAAAGAAGCAGTAAAAATGCTAGCAGCATTAAATGTAGATGCAAAAGCTTTAATTGTTGTAACTGAAAAAGAAGAGAACGTTGTTCGTTCCGTAAATAATCTTCCGGCTGTCTCTATTTTAACAGTGGAAGAAATGAATGTATTAGACTTGCTTGGCCATGACAAGCTGATCTTAACAAAAGAGGCAGCTGAAAAAGCAGGGGAGGTGCTTGCATAA
- the secY gene encoding preprotein translocase subunit SecY — protein sequence MFRTISNFMRVGDIRRKIIFTLLMLVVFRLGTFIPVPFTDKQAIDFMNSQNVFGFLNTFGGGALQNFSIFAMGIMPYITASIIMQLLQMDVVPKFAEWKKQGDAGRKKLAQVTRYGTIVLAFIQAIAMSVGFNAMAGGMLIADPGPMKFIVIAIVLTSGTAFLMWLGEQITANGVGNGISIIIFAGIVAAVPNGVQQLYSQYFINPGEELFINIVIVALIALVVVAVTVGVIFIQQALRKIPVQYAKKLVNRSPVGGQSTHLPLKVNAAGVIPVIFAIAFIMAPSTIATFFEGNDIAATIQRIFDYTQPIGMVIYVALIIAFTYFYTFVQVNPEQMAENLQKQGGYVPGIRPGKNTEAYLTRVLYRLTFVGALFLAAVSVLPLALSGVANLPQSIQIGGTSLLIVVGVALQTMKQLESQLVKRHYKGFIK from the coding sequence ATGTTCCGTACAATCTCCAATTTTATGCGCGTAGGTGATATAAGACGGAAAATAATTTTCACGCTATTAATGTTGGTTGTCTTCCGTCTTGGCACGTTTATACCTGTGCCATTTACTGATAAGCAGGCAATTGACTTTATGAATTCCCAAAATGTGTTTGGCTTTTTAAACACATTCGGTGGTGGCGCATTGCAAAATTTCTCCATCTTTGCGATGGGGATTATGCCTTATATTACGGCGTCTATTATTATGCAATTGCTACAAATGGATGTCGTACCTAAATTTGCTGAGTGGAAAAAACAAGGTGATGCAGGCAGAAAAAAGCTTGCCCAAGTCACGCGTTACGGTACCATTGTGCTTGCTTTTATCCAAGCGATTGCTATGTCAGTAGGATTTAATGCTATGGCTGGTGGTATGTTAATTGCTGATCCTGGTCCCATGAAATTTATTGTGATTGCCATTGTTTTAACGAGTGGGACAGCATTTTTAATGTGGCTTGGAGAACAAATTACTGCGAATGGAGTCGGTAATGGAATTTCGATTATCATTTTTGCAGGTATTGTTGCAGCAGTACCAAATGGCGTACAACAGCTATACAGCCAGTATTTTATTAACCCTGGCGAAGAACTGTTCATTAATATTGTTATTGTTGCGTTGATTGCTTTGGTTGTGGTTGCCGTAACCGTTGGAGTTATTTTTATTCAACAAGCGTTACGTAAAATACCCGTTCAATATGCAAAAAAACTTGTCAATCGTTCTCCAGTAGGCGGTCAGTCAACACACTTACCTTTAAAAGTGAACGCTGCTGGTGTTATTCCAGTTATCTTTGCCATTGCGTTTATTATGGCGCCAAGTACAATTGCGACCTTCTTTGAAGGAAACGATATTGCTGCAACCATCCAACGTATCTTTGATTATACACAGCCGATAGGTATGGTTATCTATGTTGCGTTAATTATCGCCTTTACGTATTTCTATACGTTTGTTCAAGTAAACCCAGAGCAAATGGCTGAGAATTTACAAAAACAAGGTGGTTATGTACCTGGGATTCGTCCAGGTAAAAACACAGAGGCCTATTTGACTAGAGTACTGTACCGTCTCACATTCGTAGGTGCACTATTCTTAGCTGCTGTATCTGTCTTACCGCTTGCTTTAAGCGGCGTTGCTAACTTGCCGCAGTCCATACAAATTGGCGGAACTAGTTTACTGATTGTTGTAGGAGTAGCGCTTCAGACGATGAAGCAATTGGAAAGTCAATTGGTGAAACGTCACTATAAAGGTTTTATTAAGTAA
- the rpsC gene encoding 30S ribosomal protein S3, with the protein MGQKVNPTGLRVGVIKDWESKWYAGKDYADLLHEDIKIREYLENRLKIAAVSSIDIERAANRVNITIHTGKPGMVIGKGGSEVESLRKALNSLTGKRVHINIVEIKKVDLDATLVAENIARQLENRISFRRAQKQSIQRAMRAGAKGIKTQVSGRLGGADIARAEHYSEGTVPLHTLRADIDYGTAEADTTYGKLGVKVWVYRGEVLPTKTDK; encoded by the coding sequence GTGGGTCAAAAAGTAAATCCAACTGGTCTTCGCGTTGGCGTCATTAAAGACTGGGAGTCAAAATGGTATGCCGGCAAGGACTATGCAGACTTATTACATGAAGACATTAAGATTAGAGAATACTTGGAAAACCGCTTGAAGATAGCTGCTGTTTCATCTATTGATATTGAGCGTGCAGCAAACCGAGTGAATATTACGATTCATACTGGTAAACCAGGTATGGTTATCGGTAAAGGCGGTTCTGAAGTGGAATCTTTGCGTAAAGCTTTAAATAGCTTAACTGGCAAGCGAGTTCACATCAATATTGTAGAAATTAAAAAAGTAGATCTTGATGCAACATTAGTTGCTGAAAATATTGCTCGTCAATTAGAAAACCGTATTTCTTTCCGTCGTGCACAAAAGCAATCCATTCAACGTGCGATGCGTGCTGGCGCAAAAGGAATTAAAACACAAGTATCCGGACGTCTTGGTGGCGCAGACATCGCTCGTGCGGAACATTATAGTGAAGGGACAGTACCACTACACACATTAAGAGCTGATATCGATTACGGTACAGCAGAAGCAGACACTACGTATGGTAAGTTAGGTGTCAAAGTGTGGGTATACCGTGGAGAAGTCCTTCCAACGAAAACTGACAAATAA
- the rplE gene encoding 50S ribosomal protein L5, with the protein MNQLKKKYQDEVLPSLMNKFNYESVMQVPAIEKIVVNMGVGDAVQNSKALDNAVEELALISGQKPMITRAKKSIAGFRLREGMPIGAKVTLRGERMYEFLQKLVAVSLPRVRDFRGVSKKAFDGRGNYTLGVKEQLIFPEINYDKVSKIRGMDIVIVTTSNTDEEARELLTQLGMPFQK; encoded by the coding sequence ATGAATCAATTAAAGAAAAAATATCAAGATGAAGTACTACCATCTTTAATGAATAAATTTAACTATGAGTCTGTAATGCAAGTACCAGCTATTGAAAAAATAGTAGTGAACATGGGTGTTGGTGATGCAGTTCAGAACTCAAAAGCTTTGGATAATGCTGTCGAAGAGTTGGCGTTAATTTCTGGACAAAAGCCAATGATTACTCGTGCAAAAAAATCGATCGCTGGATTCCGCCTACGTGAAGGAATGCCGATTGGTGCTAAAGTAACCCTTCGCGGTGAGCGTATGTACGAATTTTTACAAAAACTAGTTGCTGTATCACTTCCACGTGTACGTGACTTCCGTGGTGTGTCTAAAAAGGCATTTGATGGTCGTGGAAACTACACTTTAGGAGTGAAAGAACAGCTTATTTTCCCAGAAATTAATTATGATAAAGTGAGTAAGATTCGTGGGATGGACATTGTTATCGTAACAACATCTAACACGGATGAAGAAGCTCGTGAACTTCTTACTCAGTTAGGCATGCCTTTCCAAAAGTAA
- the rpmC gene encoding 50S ribosomal protein L29: MKANEIRELTTAEIEQKVKDLKEELFNLRFQLATGQLENTARIRQVRKSIARMKTVVRQRELSVNN, translated from the coding sequence ATGAAGGCTAATGAGATTAGAGAACTAACCACTGCCGAAATTGAACAAAAAGTAAAAGACTTAAAAGAAGAGCTATTCAACTTACGCTTCCAGCTTGCAACTGGCCAACTAGAAAACACTGCGCGTATTCGTCAGGTAAGAAAGTCAATTGCTCGCATGAAAACTGTTGTTCGTCAGCGTGAATTAAGCGTAAATAACTAG
- a CDS encoding adenylate kinase: MNLILMGLPGAGKGTQAEKINEKYDIPHISTGDMFRLAIKEGTDLGKKAKAYMDRGELVPDEVTNGIVKERLSKNDCKHGFLLDGFPRTIAQAEALQSLLQDINQSIDYVIHVDVPEEKLVERLTGRRICPTCGTTYHVVYNPPKEDGVCDKDGSTLIQRDDDKPATVKKRLSVNIEQTKPLLDFYNEKGYLVTVNGDQDIDQVFQDIQAKVQ; this comes from the coding sequence TTGAACTTAATTTTAATGGGCCTGCCCGGTGCTGGAAAAGGCACACAGGCAGAGAAAATAAACGAAAAATATGATATCCCTCATATTTCAACAGGAGATATGTTCCGTTTAGCTATTAAAGAGGGAACAGACTTAGGTAAAAAAGCAAAAGCGTACATGGACCGAGGAGAACTTGTTCCAGATGAAGTTACGAATGGTATTGTTAAAGAACGCTTGAGTAAAAATGATTGTAAACATGGATTTTTATTGGATGGTTTCCCAAGGACTATTGCTCAAGCAGAAGCATTACAAAGTCTATTGCAGGATATCAATCAATCCATTGATTACGTCATTCATGTAGATGTACCAGAAGAAAAATTAGTGGAGCGTCTAACTGGTCGTAGAATTTGTCCAACATGCGGAACAACGTACCATGTAGTTTATAATCCGCCAAAAGAAGACGGGGTCTGTGATAAAGATGGCTCAACCTTAATCCAACGTGATGACGATAAGCCAGCTACGGTGAAAAAGCGTCTATCTGTAAATATAGAACAGACGAAGCCGTTATTAGACTTTTATAATGAAAAAGGATATCTAGTAACAGTTAATGGCGATCAGGATATTGATCAAGTGTTTCAAGATATTCAAGCTAAAGTACAATAA
- the rpsS gene encoding 30S ribosomal protein S19 — MGRSLKKGPFADDHLMSKIEALNESDKKQVIKTWSRRSTIFPNFVGHTIAVYDGRKHVPVYVTEDMVGHKLGEFAPTRTFKGHGGDDKKTKR, encoded by the coding sequence ATGGGTCGTAGTTTGAAAAAAGGACCTTTTGCAGATGACCATCTTATGTCAAAAATCGAAGCATTAAACGAAAGTGATAAAAAACAAGTAATTAAAACTTGGTCACGTCGTTCAACTATATTTCCTAATTTTGTAGGACATACAATAGCGGTATATGACGGACGTAAGCATGTACCAGTCTACGTTACAGAAGACATGGTCGGACATAAATTAGGTGAATTCGCGCCAACACGTACCTTTAAAGGGCACGGTGGCGATGATAAGAAAACAAAACGCTAA
- the rplB gene encoding 50S ribosomal protein L2, producing MAIKKFRPTSNGRRNMSVSDFAEITTDTPEKSLLAPLHKRGGRNHQGKLTVRHQGGGHKRQYRIIDFKRDKDGIPGRVATIEYDPNRSANIALIHYVDGEKRYILAPKGIKVGQEVISGEDADIKMGNALPLVNIPVGTIIHNVELKPGRGGQLVRSAGAEAQVLGRDGKYTLVRLSSGEVRLILSSCRATVGQVGNIEHELIRVGKAGRSRWLGIRPTVRGSVMNPNDHPHGGGEGRAPIGRKSPMSPWGKPTLGYKTRQRNKPSDKYIVRKRKK from the coding sequence ATGGCGATTAAAAAATTCAGACCAACGTCCAACGGTAGACGTAATATGTCCGTATCTGATTTTGCAGAAATCACTACAGATACGCCTGAAAAATCCCTTTTAGCTCCACTACACAAACGTGGTGGTCGTAATCATCAAGGGAAGTTAACCGTTCGTCATCAAGGTGGCGGTCACAAGCGTCAATACCGTATCATCGATTTCAAGCGTGATAAAGATGGTATACCAGGACGCGTTGCTACTATTGAATATGATCCAAACCGTTCAGCAAACATCGCATTAATTCATTATGTTGATGGTGAAAAACGTTATATATTAGCTCCAAAAGGTATAAAAGTGGGGCAAGAAGTTATTTCTGGTGAAGATGCGGATATTAAAATGGGAAATGCATTACCATTAGTAAATATCCCAGTAGGTACAATTATTCATAATGTTGAGTTGAAGCCAGGACGTGGCGGACAGCTTGTTCGTTCAGCGGGTGCAGAAGCACAAGTTCTTGGTCGTGATGGTAAATACACGTTAGTTCGTTTATCTTCAGGAGAAGTTCGTTTAATTCTGTCTTCTTGCCGTGCAACTGTCGGTCAAGTTGGTAATATTGAACATGAGCTTATCCGTGTAGGTAAAGCAGGTCGTTCTCGTTGGTTAGGTATTCGCCCAACTGTTCGTGGGTCTGTTATGAACCCGAATGATCACCCACACGGTGGTGGTGAAGGACGCGCGCCAATCGGTCGTAAATCACCAATGTCACCATGGGGTAAGCCAACACTTGGTTACAAGACACGTCAACGCAACAAGCCATCTGATAAGTATATCGTTCGTAAACGTAAAAAATAA
- the rplX gene encoding 50S ribosomal protein L24 has product MHVKKGDKVKVISGKDRGKEGTILEAYPKKERVLVEGINMIKKHAKPSQENPQGGILNQEAPIHVSNVMPIDRKTGEPTRVGYEVRDGKKVRIAKKSGEALDK; this is encoded by the coding sequence ATGCATGTAAAAAAAGGTGATAAAGTAAAAGTTATTTCCGGCAAAGACCGCGGAAAAGAAGGCACTATCTTAGAAGCATACCCGAAAAAAGAGCGTGTGCTTGTAGAAGGAATTAACATGATTAAAAAACATGCCAAACCTTCCCAAGAAAATCCACAAGGTGGAATTCTTAATCAGGAGGCACCAATTCATGTTTCTAACGTGATGCCAATAGATCGTAAAACCGGAGAGCCAACCCGTGTTGGTTACGAAGTACGTGATGGAAAGAAAGTCCGTATCGCTAAGAAATCCGGAGAAGCGTTAGATAAATAG
- the rpsQ gene encoding 30S ribosomal protein S17, translating into MTERNDRKVYTGRVVSDKMDKTISVLVETYKFHKLYGKRVKYSKKFKAHDENNQAKVGDIVSIMETRPLSATKHFRLVEIVEEAVII; encoded by the coding sequence ATGACAGAACGTAATGATCGTAAAGTTTACACTGGACGTGTTGTCTCTGACAAAATGGATAAAACCATTTCTGTTCTAGTGGAAACATATAAATTCCACAAGCTATACGGCAAGCGTGTTAAATATTCAAAAAAATTCAAAGCACATGATGAGAATAACCAAGCAAAAGTTGGCGATATCGTAAGCATCATGGAAACTCGTCCGCTATCAGCTACAAAACATTTTCGCCTCGTTGAGATTGTTGAAGAAGCGGTAATTATATAA
- the rplN gene encoding 50S ribosomal protein L14 yields the protein MIQQETRLKVADNSGARELLTIKVLGGSGRKTANIGDVVVCTVKEATPGGVVKKGDVVRAVIVRSKSGARRKDGSYIRFDENAAVIVRDDKSPRGTRIFGPVARELRDAKFMKIVSLAPEVL from the coding sequence ATGATTCAACAGGAAACACGTTTAAAAGTTGCAGATAACTCTGGTGCACGTGAACTATTAACTATTAAAGTATTGGGCGGATCCGGACGAAAAACCGCTAATATTGGCGACGTTGTTGTTTGTACGGTAAAAGAAGCAACACCAGGCGGCGTTGTCAAAAAAGGTGATGTTGTAAGAGCTGTTATTGTACGTTCGAAATCTGGTGCACGTCGTAAAGATGGTTCATATATTCGTTTTGATGAAAATGCAGCGGTAATTGTTCGTGATGATAAGAGTCCAAGAGGAACTCGTATTTTTGGACCAGTTGCACGTGAATTGCGTGATGCAAAATTCATGAAAATCGTATCTCTTGCTCCAGAAGTATTATAA
- the rpsH gene encoding 30S ribosomal protein S8 produces MVMTDPIADMLTRIRNANMVRHEKLELPASKMKKEIADILKREGFVTDYELVEDNKQGVLRIFLKYGANEERVITGIKRISKPGLRVYAKADEVPRVLNGLGIAIVSTSKGVLSDKEARSQAVGGEVLAYVW; encoded by the coding sequence ATGGTTATGACAGATCCAATTGCAGATATGCTTACTCGCATTCGTAATGCGAATATGGTAAGACATGAAAAGTTAGAGCTTCCAGCATCAAAGATGAAAAAAGAGATCGCTGATATTCTTAAACGAGAAGGTTTCGTTACAGATTATGAGCTTGTAGAAGATAACAAGCAAGGTGTTCTTCGCATCTTCCTTAAATATGGAGCAAACGAAGAGCGTGTAATTACAGGTATTAAACGTATAAGTAAACCAGGATTACGTGTTTATGCGAAAGCTGATGAAGTACCACGTGTACTTAACGGTTTAGGAATTGCTATCGTTTCAACTTCAAAAGGTGTGCTTTCTGACAAAGAAGCGCGTTCTCAAGCTGTTGGCGGCGAAGTATTAGCATACGTGTGGTAA
- the rplR gene encoding 50S ribosomal protein L18 has protein sequence MITKPDKNMVRKRRHARVRKTVHGTAQRPRLNVYRSNKHIYVQLIDDTSGNTVVSASTKDNELNLTGATGNVEAARQVGEAIAKRAQDKGYKSVVFDRGGYLYHGRVKALAEAAREAGLEF, from the coding sequence GTGATTACAAAACCTGATAAAAATATGGTGCGTAAGAGAAGGCACGCTCGTGTACGTAAAACCGTTCACGGAACAGCACAGCGTCCTCGTCTAAACGTCTACCGTTCAAATAAACACATCTATGTACAGCTTATTGATGATACAAGTGGAAACACAGTGGTTAGTGCCTCTACAAAAGATAACGAGTTGAACTTAACAGGTGCAACTGGTAATGTAGAAGCAGCAAGACAAGTCGGAGAAGCAATAGCTAAACGTGCTCAGGATAAAGGTTACAAATCGGTTGTCTTTGACCGCGGTGGCTACCTTTATCATGGACGTGTGAAAGCTTTAGCAGAGGCTGCAAGAGAAGCAGGTCTTGAATTTTAA
- the rplV gene encoding 50S ribosomal protein L22 produces MQAKAVAKSVRIAPRKVRLVVDLIRGKNVGEAIAILRHTQRGASPVVEKVLNSAIANAEHNYEMDTDNLVISEAYVNEGATLKRFRPRAQGRASRINKRTSHITVVVTEKKEG; encoded by the coding sequence ATGCAAGCTAAAGCCGTTGCAAAATCGGTTCGTATTGCTCCTCGTAAAGTACGATTAGTCGTTGATCTTATTCGAGGAAAAAATGTAGGTGAAGCAATTGCGATTTTACGCCATACACAACGCGGTGCTTCTCCAGTCGTAGAAAAAGTATTAAACTCTGCGATTGCTAATGCAGAGCACAATTATGAAATGGATACAGATAACCTGGTCATTTCAGAAGCATATGTAAACGAAGGCGCTACTTTGAAACGTTTCCGTCCACGTGCACAAGGTCGTGCAAGTAGAATTAATAAACGCACAAGCCACATTACAGTAGTGGTAACAGAAAAAAAGGAGGGTTAG
- a CDS encoding type Z 30S ribosomal protein S14, translating to MAKKSMIAKQKRPQKYQVREYTRCERCGRPHSVIRKFKLCRICFRELAYKGQIPGVKKASW from the coding sequence GTGGCTAAAAAATCAATGATTGCAAAGCAAAAACGTCCGCAAAAATACCAAGTACGTGAATATACACGCTGTGAGCGCTGTGGACGTCCGCATTCTGTAATCCGTAAATTTAAACTTTGCCGTATTTGTTTCCGTGAACTTGCCTATAAAGGTCAAATTCCTGGTGTCAAAAAAGCAAGCTGGTAA
- the rpsE gene encoding 30S ribosomal protein S5: MNKNIDPNKLDLEERVVAVNRVAKVVKGGRNFRFAALVVVGDKNGHVGFGTGKAQEVPEAIKKAVDDAKKNLITVPIVGTTIPHAIHGRFGSGNVLLKPATEGTGVISGGPVRAILELAGVGDILTKSLGSNTPINMIRATINGLTNLKRAEDVAKLRGKSVEELLG; encoded by the coding sequence ATGAATAAAAACATTGATCCGAACAAATTAGATCTTGAAGAACGTGTTGTTGCGGTAAACCGTGTTGCAAAAGTTGTTAAAGGTGGTCGTAATTTCCGCTTTGCAGCTCTAGTTGTTGTCGGAGACAAGAATGGTCATGTAGGTTTTGGTACAGGAAAAGCACAAGAAGTACCAGAAGCAATTAAAAAAGCAGTAGATGATGCGAAGAAAAATTTAATTACAGTACCTATTGTTGGAACTACCATCCCACATGCAATTCATGGTCGATTTGGCTCAGGTAATGTATTGTTGAAACCAGCTACGGAAGGTACAGGAGTTATCTCTGGTGGTCCAGTACGTGCGATTTTAGAGCTTGCTGGTGTTGGTGATATACTAACAAAATCATTAGGTTCTAATACGCCGATTAATATGATTCGTGCAACAATCAATGGTTTAACAAACTTAAAGCGCGCAGAAGATGTAGCAAAACTACGTGGAAAGTCTGTAGAAGAACTGTTAGGATAA